The Henningerozyma blattae CBS 6284 chromosome 6, complete genome genomic interval TATGTTTCCCACCACGCGTTACCCTGCCACAGTCCCCTAACTGTTTTTCGTCTCGCGCTAACATTCCAGGCGGCGTTTGCCATACATCTacacatacatacatacatacatacatacatatatatatatatatatatacacaaCAAAAACACAAATAACAAACATATAACAGCCGTTCTTCTGTGGTCTTTGCCTTGCTGCCCTCTGTTTTTCTCAGACATCGTGTTCTCTCGTAGTAACCTCATCTCACAACTTCAAGCTCCATGAGCAGTAGTAGCCGCCCTCACTCCCACTCCCACGCTGCCTCGTCTCCCTCCAACCGTCCTCTGCAGCTTGCAGTTCTTGGCGCCTCTGGTGTAGGCAAAAGCACTCTTGTCTCTCGAGTCACCGTCCACCATGCCCCCACTGCCCACCACCCAACAACCCAGCACAGCAGTTGGTTGGCCCACTACGAACCACACAGTCCCCTGGCTCGCACTCTACTGGACCCACAGCCACAAAGACGTCTGTGTCTCCGAACTCCAAGCAGTATCTGTCCAGACCCACTTTTCGCATCACCTTGTCTGGGCTTGACCCTGCTGGGACCATTGGTCTATTCTGCCTTTCTAGACGAATATACAGAGGCATCGTCTCAATTGCAATTGCAGTTGCAACCACAAGTACCTTCACTGTCACTATCGCAAACGCAAACGCGGGCACAGGCACATAACTCTCTTATACAGACACGTCAGTCGTCCATAAGATCGGGATCCCACATGCGACTGCCGATGAGGTCAGATTACACTCTGCCTGCAAACTACATCCCACCACACTTCCATCCGATCACACTAGATATCATTGACACAAAACCATACGACCCGGCTAGCGTGGTCCCCTTTTTAGAGGTCAGCTTGTTTAGTAGGAACCTGGGCAAGAATGTGCTGCACAACTTGGCAGATTCTCCGCGACATCCTGTCTCAACGTCGGCGCTTCTGGTGGCATCTGGTGCTTCCGAGCTGAATGCCAATATCGATGGATATCTGCTGGTGTATAGTGCAGTGCCCGAGTTGAATAGACGCTCACAGCCACCAGCGTATGgcaattcaaattctaacGAGATGCAGGGCGAGGGTGCTCATGACGACGACGGAGGACTTGCTACCGTACGGGACGTCCGAGATGCCATCATCGAAGCTTGGACAGAGTATCGTGATTACAAAGCTCGGTGGGTCAAAGGCCAAGAATCAGACGTCTATTCTCTTGCTCATTCTTGGAAAACAATCTGGCATACCCCTTCGCAAGAACTGgccaaagaaaaaacacGCCACGATCTACGAACGTTCCAAACCTCTCTGCAACCATTGGATTTGAACCCTCGCTCGCCAGAGTCACCACCGCCAATGATCGTGGTTTGTACGCATGCAACTTCTCCAAGAGCCTCCGACGCCTTAATACAGCGCGGCTTACAATTGGCCAACTCTTGGGATTGTAGTTTTGTGGCTTTGGATAGtatagataatttaaatgtaGATGTAGCGTTTAGTCTATTGATTAGAGAAATCGTAGAAAAGCAAATCCTACAACGGAATACATAGTACAACTATACACGTTTTATAGAGGGGCTGTTGACACACCGCAGTACAATACTGCCATCGTCATACCCAATGATCATCCAATCCTTGGATGCAAATTTATCGATACGCATTGTTTCAGTGATCCGGTGGTGTTCACCATGTTCGTATTCAAACCTATCAAGACCCACAATACTTGAGATCTTGGTGTTTCGTTCAAACTTCCTCGACTTGTCTTGTCCGTTACTACTCACACTCACCACAAGATTACTACGCTGTTTGGCACTTGCATTCACTTTACCACTTTTTTTGCTAATCACTATACTCTCCCCCTTCCAGCTACCAACAAGTATATACTCTTGTAAAACACTCAATTGACCAAGTCTACCCCCCCGGTTCACCTCGATCGACCTTGTAGTTCCCTCCATTAcatcaaattttttcacCGCATTCCCCGTGGATACACCATACAAACAATCTTCTCCCTCGTCCAAGCACATATCTAATACAGGCTCTGGGGAAAACCCTTGATTCACATAAACTACCGTGCCACTATCTTGTCCCGCTGCCTTCGGCAAACCAAACCCAGCTATTATCCCACTTTCTGTCCCACAATAAACTACTCCCTTGTTATTATCCAATACAaacttcattattatccCACTCTTGTTTAAATCGTTTAATTGTAAAGCATATCCATTCTCTTGCAACTTCTCATACACATTCACATTATGACAAACCCTTTGCAACCGATTCCCTCCTTCCCCTTCACCCAATCTCACCCGATACACATCGAAATTCTCAGATTCTTGTGTATTACAACACACCAACATATATTCATTTCCCCCATTGTCTTGCAATTTTCCCATTTGGAAATTGGCAAAATTTAACGTGTTCACAGGGATACTCCACACTTCTTGCATCTCCTCCTCTTGCCCGACTCTCAATATCCTCAACATATAATCCTTACACAACACTCCAATAAGTCTATCGTCTATTTGTTCAATACTCATTATATTCACCCTTTTGCCAATATCATATCGTGTTACGGGCCTTCTAGTGATAAGATTCCATATCACTACTTTACCCTCTGTATCCCCAGATATCAACCGGGGGACTTTTTCTTGTACTAATCGAAGGATACATAATGACGTCACACTCGTTTTATGGTATCGTAATGTGAAGTTCATACTTGTACGATTAATGGTACGAATGATATGCAACAACCTTTataatgtatttttttaaatcaattcgCGTTTTTTTATCACTTTACTCGTTTCGTTTCCGATGCGATGAGCATGCCTTTTCTTACTACATATGCACAAACACATACAAGTTTTTATTACAATGATAGATGAAGAGTGGTAGTGACAATAATAGGCTCCACCAACGCTACAAAGTCTTGAAAAACTTATTGTTTCGTAGATTGAACAATGGCCCATAAATACATTGTTCAAGTTGTTTTTTTGACACTTCCGAGGATGAAAAATCTTTGtatatttcatatattttatatattttatatattgtatATTCTTTTCACTCCTACTCAAAAGGATAGGAGGTTTCTATATTTGATAactatttattaaagtaGAAATATTCTTTACAGTATGACTGAAAATAGCACTTCTACAGAAGATTGTAATGTCGTACAAAACTCTTCCTCATTAATCTATTCCTTCCGATCTGAGAGATGGTAAATTTTGCTCTAACAAGAGTCTCAGGTATTTATAGCCGGCTACGATTCTGATCATAGGGGGTATAGAATCGATCAGCCAGAAAGTGGAGAAATTTTCGTCTCAAATCAGATCGTATTTGATGAAAAAGCGTTTCCGCAAGAAACAACTTCAGTTGTTGAACTGTCACAAAAATTCGCTACTAATGCCTTAGGGGGTATTCCTTTATATCCTAACCAAGGTTCATCTATTAGTGTATATAGTTAATCCAATAGTCTCCTCTAACAACAATGAGAACACTTCTTTAACAACATTTTCCAACGacaatgataataattctttaacaGTCGACACTCAAGgccaattattaaatgatgaaatgAATATAGATGTAGCTGAAAATATTAGCCAAGAAGCTCCTAATCTGTTACAATATGAATAGATGCTGAGGATGCAAAGCGCAGTAATTAATGTGCATAATGAAAGTGAGCATATGAACTCCTCATTTCATGAATCAGTTAAACAACTGGTACTCAGAGTGGATAATGCTCTTAGAACCATATGTAAGACTTCTTCCTTCTTATTGGTATCAATTCctgaaattattgaaggTCGAAAGGATGTCACCCCATTACCCAAACCGCATTTGAATACTGTTGGTATTATGGATGTACCAAAGTTAGGCTCAGATTAGTCCTCTAAACGTCAACGTGTTTCTACTACTGTGGTGAACTCAGATCACTTAGTGACTCAACTCTCATCACTAAACCATGATTCCTATGACTCACTTCAAATACCAGCCGGTTTATTAGACAATGATACTGTGATGAGTATGACGGTTAGAGACTTACATCGTAGGTATAAAGATTTGGCACAAATGACCGTTATTCCTAATGGTGTCAGGGTGGGGCAGGGTGCAGCAACACTAGTGCTCCTACTCCTCAAATTACGCTTCCTTCCTCCTATGCGGTGGATGCCAATAGTTCCGATTACACAAATATTAGATTAATTGGCCCAGTTGATTCCAATGATTCCCCATATTTATCCTCTACCAGTTCTACAAGATATTATGCTAAAGAATATCCAGGCAAAACTAAGATTAATAAACATTGGGCATTGACTGTTAGGACAAGTGCAATTATTGCAACTGCAGCTACTCAAAATACTTATTTGCAAGTTATGAAATCATCTGATTCTGAAAAATGGTTGGCTGCGTGTGAAAAAGAGCTCGAGTCATTCAATGCTCTGGACGTATACAATCTGGTTCCATTACCAGAAGGTAGACAATGCTTAGGTAGTCGCTGGGTTTTCACGATGAAAGACGATGGTCGTTATAAGTCTCGATTAGTTGCCCAAGAGTATAAGCAAAAGATAGGTATTGACTACTACGAAACGTTTGCTCCTGTTGTACGTTATGCTTCAGTTCGTCTATTTCTGGCAATCGCTGATCAGTTTTCCCTCTCTGTACATAAAATGGATGCCGATACTGCTTTCCTGAAAAGTGAAATAGATGGAGATGTATATATCAAACAGCCTCAAGGTTTCGTTGATCCTACACATCCTGAATATGTGCGGAAACTGAAAAAGGGTATGTATGGTCTGAAACAAGCTCCACTATTATGGAACAGACATATTCATCATACTCTTACCGAACTTGGATTCCAAAGACATGCTATTGAGCATTGCTTCTACTTCAGATATTCTACTACTGGTCTAATTTTGATTGCACTCTACGTAGATGATTTATTGATTGCAGCTCCTGATAATGATTCCCTTGATATAGTCAAATGTActctaaaaatttattactcAATGAAAGATTTAGGGCCAGTAAACAATTTTCTGGGAATAAATGTAAATCAGCCATCTGATCATTCTGTTTCTATTTCCATGGAGGACTATATTACCAAAGCAGCTACCACTATATTTCCTGCTGGAGTCAAGCCTAGTCACATTCCACTATCACCTACAGCTCAATACTTTGATCCAACATCTCCTGCCGTGGATTCAATCACCGAATATCAAACAATCATTGGCCAATTGTTATTTGTAGCCAATGCTGGTCGTCCAGATGTTTCGTTTGCTGTATCCTTTCTTTCTCGATTTCTGAAAGATCCCCGTGTTGTTCACCTGGATGCTgcttattaaaatttgagGTATCTTTACACCATTAAATCGATGAAAATTGGGTATGATAAACCATAATACGCCAGGAGGTAAGCCATCTATTTAGCGGACGGACCAAATGCATTGGTATGAGAGAAAATTCACACAATATCTTTGTTATCTACAGAATCAGAACACACTGTAACTTCAAATGAAGCATTAAAAATCCTGTGGCATTTACTGGAATATATGGATATTCCGGTTAATaatgcattattattattggacAACAAGCCAGCGAGCAAGCTAGACTCACATCCAGTCCTCCAttctaaaataaaacatacTGAAGTCCTGTATTGCAAGACTTTTAATGTTGTCGATGATAAACTGTTCGAGCTTCAGCGTGTGTTGAATGAGAATCAAGCGGCTAACATTTTAAGTAAACCTTTAGCTGGAGAAgttttattgaatattgCACCCTAGTCAAAGGGGGGCACAGAGATATTCTGAGGAGAAGCCCAAcctctttatttttttttttttttggtataTGTGTATAATTTTAGTACgttgatttttatttgttttatgaaaaataatattattttgtctCATCTCTTGTGAATTTAGTATGCGGTGTGATCTGaaaattgttgaaatttgaaCTAGGTAAGCCATcaaaaagagaaaattaaaagaactTCAAAGAAATTTATAGGGTATGAATAATTTGGTACAGTTACCGCTGTTTGTATTCTGTAAACGGAAAGTATTTGCAGAAAGCGACAAATACTTCgaacaaatatatatataaatactaAACATGATTTCTATCATTCAGCAAATAATTGTTGTCccttaatatttgaaatatataacTGTACGGCGTTTAATCTTTTGTAGTGATATTATTTCCAGTTAAAATttagagaataattctgtTTAAAAGATGATTATAAGCATAGAAACTTTTTCCCTTTTGAGTAGGAATAAAAAGTATGTAAAAAtatgtaaaataaaaaaattatatgtCAATTACAtatttggtaatttatacATTTTGATTTGAACAAGAAGAACTATTTCATCGTCGTCTATAGGTGAAACATTTTTTCATCCAATTAACTTGACAATTGATGTGTAGCTCTTACGTTCAGTATCTTCTGTAGTATTTGCATTATGTACTCTAATTAGCAACAatgaattatctaattgGGGCTTATATTAGCAACGTATATTCACGTTATACTATCTCTTATCCTAGAACAGTGTATTTACTACTTCATGTATAAAGaccaaaaatatcaaacaGAATTAACCATTGAACATGATCGATGCACTCATTGTAGGACATGAATGAATCCTAAAGTGTCTGTAGGAAACCCATGACACATGTCAAAGGAAGAACTTCTAGTGGGAATACTTTTCCATCAGAAACAATTTAAGTAGATACAAGATCTATCTATTATTGGGATGATAAATCCTATACTCTCACGATCAGAATAATGCATAATTAATTTGCCAAGACTAGAATTCatgataattcaatttctgTCTACCGCAGGTTTATaaccaatatttttatattatcacTAAACGGCAGCATCAAgtctttaattaaagatacTATATTGTTTCAGTATAACTGTTATCTAAAAGTATATGAGCCAGAATCCAAATGTTTACATAATGAACGCATTAATCACGTTCAAGTCATTACTTCTTCTCTTATGCAGAACATTATATAGCTTAGTATTCTTAAGTTCGTTTATATACACACTTTCTTAAATAGCAAGTCTAATCATGATCAGCCTATGAATATAATACTACCAAGTAATAGATCTAAAAgaaagatatatatttaacttttttgAATGCCATGActctttaaattatttaatgagTTAGAAAATGGGTACTATTTCCGAACTATAAGACTATTATTTACCAAacttgttttaaatttcatcttcaattatttcttaCCTAGCTCATGAGTTTTAGATTCAATTCGAgcatttcttcttttatatattgcTTTGGTGAGTTCTTTATTGACCTCATTCTTGGTATACTACAAACACAAACGtagatttaataaaatcaacTATTAAAGttagataaatatatatgataaaaacaaaatatataatttgtCAAATATACAATTGGTTAAGTGAGTGATGTCGTAAAATGTTGTCATGATGTTAAGAGTGAATTTTCCTTACCTTGTTCATCTATTAATGTAATTATGTATTGAAATTCAGTGGTAAAGGAAAattaagtaaaaaaaaaagtgaatGCGaacgaaaaaaaagattaactAATGATGTGAAGAAACTTAAAtaacaaacaaataaacaaaagaaaaaaagaaccgaattaacaaataaacaaacataaaaaaaaacaaaaatgtCAAATTGaaactgaaaaattattagagcCAGTggtactattattattgctaaCACCAGATCTTGGAATactcttaattttttgtcTTAAAATCATCCcacttttgaaattaattatcCATTCGACGgtatcatcttcatttaaCGTCTTAAATTCCAATCTTTCATCTAAAGTAATTACtgcaaataaattatctaatatacctctttcaatttcaacACAATCCACCACTTTATCTAAATCTAATTCTTTTcgtaatttatcatttcttaatgaatataatttcaaagaatGATTTGTTAATACAGCTTTAACTTTTTTCCATTTAGTTCTATTGAATCTACCTTTCATTAAGATATAGATTAAACTTTGATAAATTTCTGTTTCTGGATTTCTTGGATCATATGTTTCATAGAATTGCTCCTCAGATTTAGATCTTGGCATTCTTGAGCCAATTGTGGAATAACTTAAAACGTCTTtataatcattaatattatttgcaGTGGATACAGATGATAAGACATTTGATGAAGTACTAGTTAAATGATGATCGTTAAGTGTATGTGGATCTGTTCTGTTTGAAgtataatattctttatctGGATCATTTATAGAATTGTAATGCAtaattttatcttcttCACTATTATAAGTATGCTCTTCTTTCTTAGGAGATTCCCGCAGAAGTGGAGATTTTTCGTTTGACTTTTCTATTGACTTGTCTAATGGCTTTTCTGTTAATTTgtctattaatttttccttAGGtttatcttcaattttttttgggcttaatattttcttcaatttacTTTCATCttgatttttcaattcttctttatttggGTCCAAAGATTTAtcctttaatttcttaGGGGAACCATTAGGTATAagttctttatttttatctttgactttcttcttcttctctTGTCTTTCCTGCTTTctcttttctttcaaaaataaagctttttcatcaaatatGATTTCAGGATTATTTGAAacttcttttttatatttaggTATCTTCCAAAATTCATCTAATGATATTTCCCAaccttttaaaattttctcaTCTTTACATTCAAACCAAAACGTATTTTCCTTAgcatatataattattacagACAATTCATGATTGATTCGAAATGAAAGAAACTCAGATCTGGGTATTACGCCTACAGCTTCTCTTTCGTCTTCAGTCTTGTAATAGCTAAATTGGTTCCTTCTCAATACACACCAATAGGTAGTAGGTCCATGCTTCAGCCACCAGAGATGTGGATGTGTATGACtatgatttattatacCATTTGGTTTCAGAAGTAATAGTTGTTGTGCATCTGGTCTGATAATACCTGGAGTAGAAAACCTGCGATGGACTGTTGAATTCGCACTAGGTGTGCTtgcatttaaatttagacCGGGATCTGCAttgatatttgaatttacagtggcatttgcatttgctGTTACATTTGCATTTGAAGTAGTAGACGAATTATAGCCTGCAGTCTTTAATGTGTTGAGTGTGGTGGGtcttttcttcaaatatgaAGAATAAATGACTTCATGGGACCCTAGTTGGTCTTGGTAGGACATTGCACCTACAAATATCTGAAGAGACGGACTCTGTATTATTAGGGATGAGTAAATTTATGGTATCtgtgaaattttttaatttgtctTATGTTGCTTTGATATTAGATATAGAAATaggtatatatatataaaatttgatcTAGTAtaatgtattttattttattattcctTAAGGATTAATTTTTACCTTTTGCAATTTAACtttctatttctttttttttctctctctacatataaaaaaacaagcAAACTTTATGATCTAATGATcttgtataataataatactctTTAATTGCATTCTGACTACCCCTAGACTCAAAATACCGATTCCCCACCTATtactaaatatttcataCCCCCGAATCTGCAATTATTAGCCGTAAATTCCTGCCCCAGATTTTAAGCAGATCGCCAGGGGGTGTCAGCTTGCACGTGCTTATAGCGTGCCTGTAAATGTTTTGTTGCAGTCCGAAAgccaagaaaaaaattaaagccAAACGGAGTTGGAATTGCTGACACCAGGAAAGAATGAGGGTTGGCGTAGGGTTATGGCGTAGGGTTATGGCGTGGGGTTACGATGTAGGGTTACGATGTAGGGTTAGTGTATTAGATTAGTATTAAAAGTATATcttattaataatcttttcttgatttcaataataggttttatttctaatgGAAGTGAAAACAAATACGCATGGTGGATTGGTATTCTTGTCcaataatagaattagCATACCGTATGTCATTGGTATTAATATGAATGATTTTTGaaactttatattttagaaatttgGGGTTAGGAATGCATGAACCTATATATAGCTAAGTTCCGTTTATATATACTAAATTACATATAAGGTACATTCTGTGAATATGGTCCAAATCTTGTTTCAATCGTCTTATGAGTGGGGTGGGGGATGCTCtttgtataatttttttttatttctttttagtCTGTACTTGGTATGCTCTCTCAATGGAACATCATGCTTCCTCTATTGTTGCGATAACTATTTCCAGTATTATTTGTCACTAATAGGTTGGGATTGGTTTCTCATGTATGGACCGTTACCATTAACATTAGGATTCATACTTGAGTTGAAATTTTGAGATGGAATTCTCTGTTGGTTCTGTTGACTTAATGGCCCATCACCAGCAGATAAAGATCTTCTGTTGACACTTGCTTTTCTGACAGATCCAGATCTCTTAACGCCTGGCAGTGTTCCCTGAGAGCCAGTACTTTGAGTATTGGAAACAGGCATTGTACCACCGTAGAAACTTTTTCTCTTGATGGATCCGttgttatttgaattagatgTGGTGGGCGTCAAATTACTAGATGTACTACTATTTACATTATTATAGCTATGATATGGCATTTGCTGCTGCTGTTGCTGCTGCTGTGTGTTTATGTACGAACTTCGTTTACTCATTCGTAATGGGAcgctattattattactaatgctattattgctattttcattgattattgaatttaattgaGTATTTGTTTTGCCTTCCAACGCAACCAATGCTTCATCTCTGGCAAGATCTTTATACTTATCACTTATGTTCAGTTGCATCTTGTCAgaataatcaaataattgattCTTGGATTCTTTGTATAATCTTACCCAACTTGGCAAATCTAATTCAGAAATAGCCTCTTGACATTTCACATCCAAAAATGCATAACGACTATCTTCCAATTCCTTcatatctttatatttcttatgGAAATGATCCATTTTGTCATCAATACTTAAATGAtgttctttaattttttgtaattggtTGATTTGACTCttctttaattcttcaatttgttGTTTCAATTCAGTAACTTCGGAATTATAATGATTTCTATAATATTGTTGAGATTCAACAATTGCATCGTATTGAGCCTTGTACAATTCAGACTGTTCTTGTAATTGTGTTTCTTTAAGAGTGGATTGCTCAACATTAGATTTCAATGAagtattttcttttaacatttgatcgaatttttgttttaattcatttaattcatcttcagtatcttttaatttcctTGTTTTTCTACTCAACATCGAATTAAGATTCTCATTTTCATGTCTTAAAgatgtaatattttcatgGAATTGAGATTCCTTCTGTTGAGCAGCATCCAATTTTTCCAGCAGACTATGAGATTGGATGGTTAATTGTAGATTAGTGTTGGTCAATGTATCAATTTGGTCATGTAATGATTCGATCACCTTGGAAGACGAAGAAGAGATTCCTATCGATGGTGAAGCAGCAGCTTTACTGCTGTTATTCTTATTCACTTTTGGTGATCCATCAATACTTACCATGAAAATGTTATGACTTGGCGCAAGTTTACCTTGAGATAATCTTTTTGGGGTCATTGGACTATCTGTGGCAGATGTTAAAACGGAACGTGTAGGAGATCCAGACATGATAACGGGTGGAGTTGAAACTTGTAACATAAGAGCTTTCTATTTTGTTTTGCTTTGaacttttcttctttttttttttttcgtcTTTTTACtctaatttttgttttttagGGACAAACGATTTGTATTTTCTGTTTGTCAAGCTAATAAGagtatttctttttttatttgctttttttctttactCTAAgtgaaattcaaaaatataaaggaaaaaaaaccAGATTTTAATAGATCTTGAGATTTGATTTAGCtagtttgaaaaaaatattcgaTGGAGTTCGTTTAATTGACgtatattaaaaatgaataaataatattaagaaatttaGTACCTTTAATAtgtattttcttatttaaatataaggAACAAAGGATGATATCTTTCTATAGATCTTAACTGAGCAAAAAAATGATGTTAACTAATagaatcaaaaaaaaaataatttaaaaattaaaaattaaaaattaaaaattaaaaattaaaaattaaaaattaaaaattaataattcaattataacaaataaatatattaaatctattaaaCTAGTGATTTGTTCGAAATgcaattgataatttttacAACGAATCAGTTCTTTTTGACAGTATCAAAATGGAATCGTTGACCCATCGATCGAAAATGTAAATagtaattataataataataattaaaaaaaagtagcTAAGAAACGAATCATGAAAAGAAGCCTAGTTTTATTCTGATCTCTTcgtgttttttttgtttaccTTCATTTGTGCGGGTTTTACCAGATACGGAAATAAAACTTTCACATTGCCATGTCACAAATTCCGAAAAAAACTACAAAGCGCCAAAAATTAAAGTCCAAAATATTGACAAATCTGGAAAGTTTAAATGTTTGAATCAtgcatattttttaagCTGACAGTTAAATCTCTGCATATAGTGTTCCTTTATTGTTCTAGCTGTATCAGATCTATTCTAGGAAACGATCTTATGTTGTAAAATCTTgtgttttttgtttttttcctatttttcttttatttagtttaatcAGTATTTATTAAGCTTTAGCTTTATTCCCcatattattatgtttTATAACAAAATGTTGTGTAGATAAGAGTCTCAGGGTTTCATAGAGGAACAGCGCATACTTGATTAATGTGATAGATCAGattatcatatttattgaattagaattagatatttattatacaaaaatagaaataaaacaaaaggCAAGTaaatgatatatatatatatatatattattggtGATGATTATATATGTATGAGACAATTCGATGTCATATCAGAATGCAAACGTGCATAGGAGATTGTTCTAATTCTGATTTGTTATtgtatgattattatttattgaagcattatttttctttatttcattaatagaattatgAAGAAAGATTGTACGATTATGGCTTTATTATAACATGAGAGTCAAATTACATACCAAATTGTCTTGCCATTTCTTGCATCTTTGGGTCTtgcatcatcttcatcatgTCGTTCATATTTGGCATACCACCAGCGCTTCCCATTCCTGGCATACCACCGGCACCACCAAACATATTCATCATATTTTCCATCATACCTGGATTCTGCCTTAGTCTTTGTTGAGCTTGTTGCATCATTTGAGGAGATATCTTTGGCATCCCAGGTATATTTGGCATTCCACCCATACCTGGCATACCGCCCATACCTGGCATAGCGCCCATGCCTGGCATCCCACCAGCACCTTGGGCACCCTTTGCCATTCTTGCCATCATTT includes:
- the TBLA0F03170 gene encoding uncharacterized protein (similar to Saccharomyces cerevisiae YPR084W; ancestral locus Anc_3.390), which encodes MSSSSRPHSHSHAASSPSNRPLQLAVLGASGVGKSTLVSRVTVHHAPTAHHPTTQHSSWLAHYEPHSPLARTLLDPQPQRRLCLRTPSSICPDPLFASPCLGLTLLGPLVYSAFLDEYTEASSQLQLQLQPQVPSLSLSQTQTRAQAHNSLIQTRQSSIRSGSHMRLPMRSDYTLPANYIPPHFHPITLDIIDTKPYDPASVVPFLEVSLFSRNLGKNVLHNLADSPRHPVSTSALLVASGASELNANIDGYLLVYSAVPELNRRSQPPAYGNSNSNEMQGEGAHDDDGGLATVRDVRDAIIEAWTEYRDYKARWVKGQESDVYSLAHSWKTIWHTPSQELAKEKTRHDLRTFQTSLQPLDLNPRSPESPPPMIVVCTHATSPRASDALIQRGLQLANSWDCSFVALDSIDNLNVDVAFSLLIREIVEKQILQRNT
- the ASA1 gene encoding Asa1p (similar to Saccharomyces cerevisiae YPR085C; ancestral locus Anc_3.391); its protein translation is MNFTLRYHKTSVTSLCILRLVQEKVPRLISGDTEGKVVIWNLITRRPVTRYDIGKRVNIMSIEQIDDRLIGVLCKDYMLRILRVGQEEEMQEVWSIPVNTLNFANFQMGKLQDNGGNEYMLVCCNTQESENFDVYRVRLGEGEGGNRLQRVCHNVNVYEKLQENGYALQLNDLNKSGIIMKFVLDNNKGVVYCGTESGIIAGFGLPKAAGQDSGTVVYVNQGFSPEPVLDMCLDEGEDCLYGVSTGNAVKKFDVMEGTTRSIEVNRGGRLGQLSVLQEYILVGSWKGESIVISKKSGKVNASAKQRSNLVVSVSSNGQDKSRKFERNTKISSIVGLDRFEYEHGEHHRITETMRIDKFASKDWMIIGYDDGSIVLRCVNSPSIKRV
- the TBLA0F03190 gene encoding uncharacterized protein (Ty like retrotransposon), which encodes MKSSDSEKWLAACEKELESFNALDVYNLVPLPEGRQCLGSRWVFTMKDDGRYKSRLVAQEYKQKIGIDYYETFAPVVRYASVRLFLAIADQFSLSVHKMDADTAFLKSEIDGDVYIKQPQGFVDPTHPEYVRKLKKGMYGLKQAPLLWNRHIHHTLTELGFQRHAIEHCFYFRYSTTGLILIALYVDDLLIAAPDNDSLDIVKCTLKIYYSMKDLGPVNNFLGINVNQPSDHSVSISMEDYITKAATTIFPAGVKPSHIPLSPTAQYFDPTSPAVDSITEYQTIIGQLLFVANAGRPDVSFAVSFLSRFLKDPRVVHLDAAY
- the OPY1 gene encoding Opy1p (similar to Saccharomyces cerevisiae OPY1 (YBR129C); ancestral locus Anc_3.392) — protein: MSYQDQLGSHEVIYSSYLKKRPTTLNTLKTAGYNSSTTSNANVTANANATVNSNINADPGLNLNASTPSANSTVHRRFSTPGIIRPDAQQLLLLKPNGIINHSHTHPHLWWLKHGPTTYWCVLRRNQFSYYKTEDEREAVGVIPRSEFLSFRINHELSVIIIYAKENTFWFECKDEKILKGWEISLDEFWKIPKYKKEVSNNPEIIFDEKALFLKEKRKQERQEKKKKVKDKNKELIPNGSPKKLKDKSLDPNKEELKNQDESKLKKILSPKKIEDKPKEKLIDKLTEKPLDKSIEKSNEKSPLLRESPKKEEHTYNSEEDKIMHYNSINDPDKEYYTSNRTDPHTLNDHHLTSTSSNVLSSVSTANNINDYKDVLSYSTIGSRMPRSKSEEQFYETYDPRNPETEIYQSLIYILMKGRFNRTKWKKVKAVLTNHSLKLYSLRNDKLRKELDLDKVVDCVEIERGILDNLFAVITLDERLEFKTLNEDDTVEWIINFKSGMILRQKIKSIPRSGVSNNNSTTGSNNFSVSI